The following nucleotide sequence is from Alkalinema sp. FACHB-956.
TTAATTCGATCGCCGGATTTGGCTTTGAGTGTGTACGAGCCGAAGTTGGCCCAAGCCCGACAACGGAAGAATGCGCTGGAGGAATTTAATGCCCTCAACGAAATTGGGTTACTGCATCTCAACTGGTTTCGCTATCCCAATGCGGCGCAAACCTATCGGGATTTACTAGCGATCGCCCGTCAAAACCAGGATCTCACCAGTGAGGTACTCTACCTGATCCAACTAACCTATGTGCATGAGCAGGCAAAACAACCAGAACAAGCCGTGCCCTATCTGGAAGCCCTGCTGCAAATCTATCAAGATCAGCCAGAAGTTCTGCCAGCCTTGACCTTGCGGTTGGCGGAAAACTATGACGCCGCGAAAAACGTTGAAAAAGCGGAGCAAAATTACCAAGCGGCTTATACCCTGTCCCAAGCGATTACTCAGTCTTCCTATGGTGGAGATGCATTACAGAAACTAGGTCTTCTCTATCGTCGTCACGATCGCATTGATGCCGCAGTACAGGTGTATGACTTTCTGGTGGATTATGGGCAGACGATCAATGATCTGTATCTCTCCATGAATGCGGCGGATCAGCTCGGTCAGTTACGACTTTTGCAGAAAGACACGCAGGGAGCGATCGCGGCATTCCAGCAAGGCTTGCAATTTGCCCAAGTGTTGCAACTACGGCCTGAATATTTCACCCAACGCATTGAGAAAGCGCAGAAACCTTCGAACTCGCAAGGCCAACCCTTGGATAGTCCATCGAGTGGCCCCAAAGTAGCACCTCAAATAGCGCCTCAAGTAGCGCCTCAAGTAGCGCCGACACCCATGCCGCCTGCGATCGAAGGGAAACCAAAAGCGTCCTAGTCAGCGATCGAGGCTGCGGGTCAGGAAACATCTCAAAACATGTCAAACTCCGCCTATTGCGATTGTGTCTGATTACACTGAAGGTAAATCTTCAGTCAACGCTAGATTACACAGCGGTTGTGTAACAGTTTTTCGTTGTTTCGCTGCCTCAGGAAGGCTAGAGGACTATGTTTCGGCGGATTCTTGTCGCGTTAGATCGTTCTGACAGTAGCTCAGCAATTTTTCATGAAGCCCTGACATTAGCGCGATCGATGGGGGCAGCCCTGATGCTGTTGCATGTTGCCAGCGTCTTTGAAGAGGGGTATAGTGCACCGTTTTATCCTGGGGTGGACGGGATCTATTCCACGCTCCATGATGAAGTGATCAAAAGCTATCTGGCCCATTGGGAAGAAATGCAGGCAGAAAGCTTGAATTGGTTGCGATCGCTCTGCGACCAAGCGACGGAGGCCGGGGTTCCGACGGAATTTTCCCAGGCAGTCGGCGATCCGGGACAAGTGATTTGTCAGCAGGCCCGATTTTGGAATGCAGATTTGATTTTGGTGGGGCGTCGAGGGCGCAAAGGCTTCACCGAGTTGCTGTTGGGGAGTGTTAGCAATTATGTCCTCCACCATGCGCCCTGTTCGATTCTGACGGTGCAGGGTTCCACTATTTGTGCACATGAGCAACCCATAATACAGGAATCGCCAGTCGTGTGATGACCAGCGTGTGATTCCCTAAAGTGTGATTCCTAACAAATTAAGGGAAGGTGGCTGAAAAGCTACCTTCCCTTAATTTTTTCATTGAGATATATGGACGGGATACATGGGTGGAATACATGGGCGATCGTGGCAACGAGACTTCTCATACAAGATAGAGACCCGCTGCCCACGATCGATAGGCAGGATCTTATGCCATATTATTTTCCAAGGCCCACCGTGCGAGTTCAGTCCGGTTGTGTAAGCCCGTTTTGCCTAGCATATTGCTAACGTGACTTTCGATCGTCCGTTGGCTGACGTTCATTTCTTCAGCAATTTCGCGATTAGCACGCCCCCGAGCGACAAATTGAACGACCCGCAGTTCAGTCGGCGTCAGTTCCACATCAAAGGGCACTTGAATCTTGGGAGACCCGTCTCCACCTTTGGACTCCTTGTGTTGGATCAGTCGGGATGCTTGTTTGAGGGACGATTCCACTTGAGCCACCAATTCTTCTGGCTCAAAGGGCTTGACCATATAGACATCCGCCCCAATGTTTAACCCTTTAACGCGGTCTTGGCTTTGGCCCTTGGCGGAGAGAAAGAGAACAGGAATCCAGTTAGTTTTGGGATCATTGCGAATGGCACTCACGAGCGAATATCCATCCATCTCGGGCATCATGACATCGCAAATAATCATGTCCGGTGTGTGCCCTTCTAAAACCTCTAGGGCCTCTCGACCGTTCTCAGCGGTAATCACCTCATAGCCACGAAACTCCAGGTAGTCCTTAACCAACAAGATGAGGTTAGGGTCATCGTCAATGAGGAGTAACTTTTTTGGGATGATGTTAGTAGCTTCCTTCATATTGACTCGTATTGCCTGGATGTCGATAAGGTGAACTCGTTAATCGGTGCTGGGTGGAACCCAAGGAACCTGCCCATCGTTAATGAACCTGCCGTAGGAGATTACGGATGCAAGATTCATTGATTTCTGCCATGCTGGGTGGATACAGTGAATATTCCCAAATGAACTGCAAAACTATCGGTTGAAGGCAGGAACCTTCGGATTATTTTGCACCGGGTTCTCGATCGGTTCACTGAGTGCCATTTTACTTAGTGACATTGTATACGACCCCCTAAAAAAGTTACCTTGGAAAGCTTGAAGATTGTGAGTTGAGGTTCCAGGAACTGAAGGACGCTCACAATGTAAGTTCCGAGCAAGTTCCGAGCAAGTTCCGAGTAAGTTCCGAGCACAGGGTACAGAGTTTAGGAAATGCCCTAGGGCGCTGCTTGTGAGTCAGGAGACTGGAGACTCGCTTCCTGGCTGGTCTGAGTACTGAGGTTCTGAGTGTTAAGGTTCTGAGTGCTGAGGTTCTGAGTGCTAAGCTTCTGGGGTCTCGGGGTTAAGGGATGCTCCAAAAAAGCATACTCTTGGACAACTTGCCCACCAATGAGATGCTGCTGAATAATCTGTTCAATGACCTCAGGTGTTGCACATCGGTACCACACCCCCTCAGGATACACCACGAGGATGGGGCCTTGTTGACACACTCGTAAACAGTTGGCTTTCGTACGAAAGATACAGGTGGGCCGATCGGGTTGAGGTTGATCTAGCTTCAATTCGCTGAGGCGTCGCTTGAGATAGTTCCAAGCTTCTAATCCCACTTCCTGGCTACAGCACAGGGGTTTGGTTTGATCTGCACAGATGAGAAGGTGACGCTCGATGGTGCGTAAACCAAGGGTGCGAATACAAGCGTCTAAGGAATTCTCTTGAGACATCTAGTTTAGGCAATACACGGGAGACACAGCACACGGGAGGCACAGCACACGGGAGGCACAGCACACGGAAGACAACACCTGCGGAATGCTTACTTAAGGATAGCCTTTACAGATAGAGATTAGTGGCCATTCCCCACGTTCTAGGATTAGGGATTCTGGAGTTTAAGATTAGGACGCATACAATTTGATGATTGAGTAATGGTTGAGATGATTCAGCGGGGATGATTTCGATGGAGATTATTCGATCGGACTGACCTTTGCCCGATAGAGCAATTTTTCTCCCTGCCGATAGCCAGAATATCGGATCCGTACCTGATCACCTGGATTGGCGCTCCCTGCCATTAATTGATGTTGGTGCGGATCAAACGGAATTTCGTCCCCTACCGTTCCGATGGGGAGAAGTCCCCACTGTTGAAGCAGCGTTTCCACCGGGCGTACTAGGGGAATCAAATTAACAGCAGGTAATTGGGGATTTTTCTGGGCGGCATGAACAGCAGCAGACCATTGCAATAACCAAGGTTCCAGCGTTTGTAGACTGGTTTGCTGAAATTCTTGCCACAGTTGTTCCCGTTGTTGCTGTAACTGCTGCACGAGTCGATCGTATTCCCCTTGCAGATTGTTGGAGGGCGGTAAATGATGGGCTGGCGGTGCGGTCGGTTCCTGGGAAAACTGCTGGAATAGCGCTTCGATCGAGATCTCTAAAGCACTAGCTAACCGGGTTAATGTCCTAATTTTCATCAGCGGAAGATGACCGCGCCGTAGACGGGTAATCGCTTTTTCCGAAATGCCTGCCCGCTGACTGAGGTTGCGAAAACTGGGAATGCCTTGAGCCTGCATCAACGCTTGTAAACGCGCTGTGTATTCCGGTGACTGGGTGGGATGCGGTGAGGGGGTAGATGGAGCGCTAGAAGACTGGCTAACGGATGGATGGGACGATGGGTTGACCGATGGATGGAACGACATAGTTTACCTTGAGCACGACCCCAGTTTTAAATATCCCATACGGACGATCGATCATAGGGTAAACGTTTGTTGAGGAAGCGGTATGTTGCAGCCGATCGTGTTGTTGATGATTTCCAATGTGTTTATGACCTTTGCCTGGTACGGGCATTTAAAGGATCTCAAAACTGCGCCTCTCTGGGTCGCGATCGGGGTGAGTTGGGCGATCGCGTTTTTTGAGTATTGCTTTCAGGTTCCTGCAAATCGGCTTGGCAATGCTTATTTCAGTCTGCCGCAGCTCAAAGTGCTCCAGGAAATTATCACGATGGTCATCTTTGCTGGATTCAGTGTGATCTATATGAAAGTTCCCATTACCCGCAATTACATGGTGGCCGCGATGCTATTAGCTGGAGCCGCCTACCTGATTTTTAGCGAGAACCAGACGCGATGAGGAAATTACGATCTCTACCGATCGAATTAGACCATGCGTGAAGAACTCGGGGAGAAAATATCACTTACAACAGATTTGCAGCCCTATTGGATGATTTTGTCTCAGTTTTTTCCTGATTGAATTGGATGGCTGCGGTATAGGGGAATGGTAGATGCACCCTGACAAATTTGACCTCCCAAGCTCCCGGCCTGGGAGGTTTTTTATGGGCTCTCTGTTCTTTGATGACCGGAACGATCGCGGGTTCGGCTAACGCATCGCCGCAACGGTATTTCGCCATGCCAAGTCTTTGGACAATACAATCAGGGCCCGTTCCTCAGGGCCTGTAAACATTTGGGCTTTGATCAGTTCAGTCAGTACTTGGTACGTTAGTTGTTTCGCAAAGGTGCCCCCCGCCTGTAGTAGATGACTGTAGTAAGTGAACTGCGATCGGCCTTGGGGGTCCAGGTGAAATTGATGGATTTCATCGTGCGTCATTTTGACGACGGGGGTATCCACGGGAACGACAACGCGGGGAATCCCTTGCAGCCCATAGGCGGGCGTCGTTGTGGAGACCAAGCTACCAATGAGAACTGTCCACAATAAGGTGCGCGTCTCAGTAATCAGATCGGGCGCAAAAACGGGGTCAGGTTCGCTAGTGAGGCGGGGGCCGAGGTTGTTGAAGTTGGGATTGAGCAATTGGGAGTTGTACACTAAACCCACTGCCCAGTGCCGACCGTGGCTTTCTTCCAGCTTGACAAAGGTGCCAAATCCATAGTCATCGGCCTTGGGCGCATCGAGAAATTCGGTTTCATCATCGACTTGGACGATGTAATCGCAGTGGGAGTTGGATTTGACGACTTTGCCCAAACGCATGTTTAGTGCCTGCTTGAGGGTTAATGAATAGTTCTTCTGTTCCAAATGGGATTATTGTAATACCATTTGCAAATTTGCAAACAATAGAACTCTGTACAGTCACTAAACTCTGTACAGTCACTAAACTCTGTACAGTCACCAAACTCATGCTGGAGGATTTATGGCAAAGGTTATTCAGGGCGATCGAATTGGCAAGACAGGTCAAATTACGTTGGGGTGTTCAGCGGTTTTATTCGACCCCGATGGCCAACGGATCTTGATGACGCGGCGCACGGATAACGATCGCTGGTGTTTGCCGGGAGGGCGGGTTGATCCGGGGGAATCCGTAGCGGAAGCCTGCCTGCGGGAAATGGTGGAGGAAACAGGGCTGTTAGTGGAAATTGTGCGCTTCTTAGGCGTGTATAGTGATCCCAATTATTTGATTGAATATGCCAGTGGTAACCGCTGCCAGATTGTGGCGTTGAATTTTGAAGTTAAACAGGTGGGCGGTGAATTGGGGTTGAGCGATGAAACCAACGCCTATGGCTATTACACGCGATCGGAGATTCGATCGATGGATGTCATGGATCACCAACGACAACGTATTGAAGATGCATTTGACAGTCTAGAAAATGCAACAGAAGGTCCTTGGATTCGATGATTCTTGAATCAGAAAAAGTAACACTTGCTCTAGAAAGGTAAGGCTTGCTCTAGAAAGGTAAGGCTTGTTTTAGAAAAGTAAGACTTGTTTTAGAAAAGTAAGGCTTATTTTAAACAAGTAAGACTGGCTCCAAGGAAGAAAAAAATAACTTGGAGCAATTTTATGCTGTCAATGCTTAAAGGTGAAAGGTGGAGGTCAAGCCTCGGGTTGCGGCTGCCCAAAAATGCAAGATATTGTCCCAGACAAGGGCTCCCCGTAGAACTTTAAACTTCCTTCAAAGAAAGACCACGGTTTTTAGAGATTTGTCTCTGGCACCATCATTTGTCCGGAATTTTACTGAGGTTAGAGAAACCTGAGTCATTCACTGAACAAAAATTTGCGTACTCATCAGGATGTCACCCTTGCTTGCTTGTGAAAGAAGCAGGCGATTTGTCTTCCCATCGTTTTTCGGTGTCTGCTTGCCTCTTGTGCTTAGAACCCTGGTTTCTCTTCCAACGGAACATGTGCTATGAATCCTGATTTTTTTGCTGCGGCTTCGGCGATCGCGCCGTTGACCGATCATTTGTCCCTATCGACCAGTCCCCTAGACCTACCCCCATTCTCTGGGGCGACGACTGGGCGATCGCTCGTTTTTATCGATGGGGGGGTGGAAAACTACCAGCAACTTCTGACGGGACTGAATGCGGGAAGTTCTGCATACTTTATTGATCCCCAGCAGAACGGGATTGATCAGATTAGCCAGGTTCTCGCTGGATTGAGTGACGTTGCTGCCATTCATATTGTTTCCCACGGCAATGTTGGCAGGCTCAAACTGGGGAATGCGGATCTGAGCGGCGATACCCTCGGACTCTACGCCGATCGCCTGCATCAGTGGGCGACACATTTAACCGAAGATGCCGATATCTTCCTCTATGGCTGTGATGTAGCCCAAGGGGATTTGGGAACCACCTTTGTGCAACAATGGGCAACCCTAACAGGGGCAGATATTGCGGCTTCTAATAACCTCACGGGGAATTCCGACCTAGGGGGTGATTGGACCCTAGAAGTTAACACAGGTGCGATCGCGACCAACCTCGCCTTTCAATCAACCACCCTAACGCAGTATCAAAACACGCTGCTTACACCGATTAGTACAGCAGAATATAACAGCTTTAAAGCTGGGGTTAATGATTTTCTAGCACTGGCGCAAACGGGAATTGATACGATCGCCTTTGCCCAACGCTTACCCCTGGTTGGCAGTCAATTAGCCAGTACCGCAAAATTTTTCCAAACGCTGAAGAACGATTTAGCAACCGCCTGGGCCACGCTAGAAGCGATTCCTGTGGCTGATTTAGATAGCGAAGATATCCGCAGCACGATCGCGACTGCTTTAGCGCCCTACCTACCCAGCGGCGTTACGGTGACTGAAAATGCGAGCCAGGTTGTCTTTAACTTAGATCTGAGTCGAGTGGTGAATTCTAACCTGGACTTTGATCTGGGCTTAGATGCGATCGGGCTGAGTGTTGGCAGCAGCGGCAATATCAATACTCAATTAGGGTATACCTTGCCGCTTAAGTTTGGCGTTGATTTAACTAGCAGTGAATTTTTTGTTGATACCAGTGCGCTGAATGAACTCGCGATCGGCTTAACGGTCACCACACCGGGACTCAGCGCCACCGGACGACTAGGCTTTTTGCAAGTCAATGTGGCTGGGCAAGATAGCCAAGGCAACGCCACCAATTTTGCGGGACAGTTTCAGGTTGACCTGCGCGATCCCAACAGCGACGGACGCCTCACCGCCAGCGAACTCGCCGGACTCAGCGCAACCCAACTACTCAGCTCCAAACTCCAAGCCAATGCGGATCTGAACTTAGGGCTAACCACGAGCTTTGGTGGTTCTGCGGCGTTCCCTTCTTTGAAAGCGGATTTGAATATTGATTGGGCCTTTGATCCCAATAATCTCAATCTCCTCCCCACCGCAGCTTTTAATAATGCGCGTTTGAATCTGGGTGAGTTTTTTAGTGAATTTGTTAATCCCATCTTTTCAGAAATTCAAAAAGTTTTAAAACCGATTCAGCCGGTTTTTGATGTTCTGAATACCCGTATGCCCGTCCTATCAGATATTGGGCCACTGCGGGATATTTATGATTTGGATGGGAATGGCACCGTCACGCTATTAGAATTCGTCGGCAAGTCTAGCGGCAATGAAAGTGCTGCAAAATTCCTCAGTGCGGTCACTCAAATTGCGCAATTTATTAACAGCATTCCCACGGGCGTGGGGGATGTCTATATTCCCCTAGGTAATCTGCGGTTAAACGACAGTCCCACAGCGGATTTGCGCACAGCAGGTTTACTGAATAGTCTCAATTTAAATAACGCGAGCTTGGTCGATGACTTAACGAATCTGTTACCCGGTGTTGATAATGCAACTCGCAATATTCTAAACAACTTTAAGAGCAGTACTAGCAACGCGAACTTCAGCGGGGGCCTAGCCTTTCCGTTATTGCAAAATCCAACCACTGCCTTGGGGTTACTTCTAGGTCGGAACGTTTCGCTCTTTACCTTAGACTTACCGGCCCTAGGCACCAACTTTAACGTTAGTCAATTTTTCCCCATCCTCGGCCCCTTGGGCGTACGCTTAAGTGGCAGTTTTGACTTCCAGGCCGACTTTAACTTTGGCTACGACACCGAAGGCTTCAAACAATTTGCTACAGCGTTGGACGGCGGATCGATCGACCCCAGTTTGATTTTCAACGGTTTCTACATCAGTGATACCGCATCCCCCGATGGCAACGGCCCTGATATCCCCGAAGTCAAGATTAATGCCAGCGTTCAGGCATCTGGGGAAATTAATGTCATCGTTGCAGCGGCTGGCGTGGGCGGCGGACTATTTGCCACAGTGAACCTCGACCTGCGCGATCGCGATCCTGCCACAGGCAATTCCGTACCCTATGCTGACGGCAAAATTCGCCTCGATGAATTAGGCAAAAACTTCGCAGCGAATGGCCCCCTTGGGATTTTCACCGCATCGGGTAAGTTGACTGCGGGGTTAAATGCCTACATTAAAGTCGGCGTTGACTTACCCTTTGTCGGTTTTGTTGGCTGGCAGGATTCCTTTGACATTGCCACTGCCACCCTCCTTGACTTTGATACAGACACCTCAAAACTTGCTCCTAATCCTGTCTTAGCAGAATTCGATCCGACCTTAGGCGCTAACGTCCTGCGACTCAACATGGGGCCTAATGCAGCGGCTCGGCTGGCAGGCAATCTAGATGATGCGAACGAAACGTTTAAAGTAACCCGATCGGCGGATGGCAGTAAATTACTCGTCACAGCCTTTGGCTATACCCAGGAATTTGACGCTAGTACCGTCGCTAAGATTTACGCAGAGGGAGGCGCTGGAGATGATGTAATCGACATCGCTGAGGATGTAGCAATTCCAGCAGAACTGTGGGGCGACTTTAATCCAGCACGCAACCCAGGCCGCAGTGAATTTGGCAATGACAAGATTTTCGCAGGAGGAGCCGCTGCCATTCTCCATGGTGGGGCTGGGAACGACGAATTAACCGCTCGATCGGGGGATTCCCAACTGTTTGGGGAAGCGGGCAACGATAAGCTATTTGGGGGCACCGGCAACGATACAATGCTCGGCGGCGAAGGAGACGATCGTCTCTACGCTAATGATGGCAACGACACTCTAGAAGGTAATCAAGGCGACGATTACCTTGAGGCGGGCAAAGGCAACGATACCGTCTACGGCGGCGATGGCAACGATCGCATCAAAGGTGGGGACGGGAACGATACACTCTACGGCAATGATGGCACCGACATTATCGAAGCGGGGCAAGGCGATGATACGGCCTACGGTGGAGCAGGCAATGATTACATCTTAGATGAGGGAGAAATCGTCATTGTCAACAGCACGGATTCCCCTTCGCTTCCCCCCGGTGGCCCAGTGCTCGACAATGTGGTTGTGAAAAACAAACCAGGTTTATTGATTCAAGTCAATCTCTCCGCCGGTGGTGGCAACGATACCTTCTACGGTGAAACAGGCAATGATGTCTTGTTTGGTCAAGCAGGTGTCGATATCCTCTACGGACAGGAAGGCGATGATTGGCTGGATGGGGGAGCCGATCGGGATTTCCTATTGGGTGATTTAGGCAGCGTCGATCGGGCAACGGAAACCGTCACACTCACACCGGGCAGTGGCGGCAATGATAAGCTCTTCGGCGGTAGTGGCAATGACGAACTCTACGGGCAAGCAGGTGATGATGAACTCTACGGGCAATCCGGCGATGATGTCTTGATTGGTGGATTGGGCAATGATCTAGCGGATGGTGGAGCCGATCGAGATTGGGTACTGGGGGATGAAGGAAGTGTTAATCGTACGACCAACACTGTCACCCTGGGTGCAGGCAATGGTAACGATATGCTTTTTGGTGGTTCAGGCAACGATGATCTCTACGGTCAATTAGGTGATGATTTACTTTTTGGCGATAGTGCTCAAATCGTTAGCGTCAATGGTTCTACGGAACGAGTCGAATCGATCGACACGACCAATGGTGGAAACGATCGCCTCTTCGGTGGCTTAGGACGGGATGTCTTGCTGGGTGGAACCGGGGACGATCGGCTATTTGGCAGTGACGAAACTTACAGCGAAGTTGGAGCCGCCAATCTTCTCTTTGG
It contains:
- a CDS encoding universal stress protein, producing the protein MFRRILVALDRSDSSSAIFHEALTLARSMGAALMLLHVASVFEEGYSAPFYPGVDGIYSTLHDEVIKSYLAHWEEMQAESLNWLRSLCDQATEAGVPTEFSQAVGDPGQVICQQARFWNADLILVGRRGRKGFTELLLGSVSNYVLHHAPCSILTVQGSTICAHEQPIIQESPVV
- a CDS encoding response regulator transcription factor, which encodes MKEATNIIPKKLLLIDDDPNLILLVKDYLEFRGYEVITAENGREALEVLEGHTPDMIICDVMMPEMDGYSLVSAIRNDPKTNWIPVLFLSAKGQSQDRVKGLNIGADVYMVKPFEPEELVAQVESSLKQASRLIQHKESKGGDGSPKIQVPFDVELTPTELRVVQFVARGRANREIAEEMNVSQRTIESHVSNMLGKTGLHNRTELARWALENNMA
- a CDS encoding ferredoxin, whose product is MSQENSLDACIRTLGLRTIERHLLICADQTKPLCCSQEVGLEAWNYLKRRLSELKLDQPQPDRPTCIFRTKANCLRVCQQGPILVVYPEGVWYRCATPEVIEQIIQQHLIGGQVVQEYAFLEHPLTPRPQKLSTQNLSTQNLNTQNLSTQTSQEASLQSPDSQAAP
- a CDS encoding helix-turn-helix domain-containing protein is translated as MSFHPSVNPSSHPSVSQSSSAPSTPSPHPTQSPEYTARLQALMQAQGIPSFRNLSQRAGISEKAITRLRRGHLPLMKIRTLTRLASALEISIEALFQQFSQEPTAPPAHHLPPSNNLQGEYDRLVQQLQQQREQLWQEFQQTSLQTLEPWLLQWSAAVHAAQKNPQLPAVNLIPLVRPVETLLQQWGLLPIGTVGDEIPFDPHQHQLMAGSANPGDQVRIRYSGYRQGEKLLYRAKVSPIE
- a CDS encoding DMT family protein — protein: MLQPIVLLMISNVFMTFAWYGHLKDLKTAPLWVAIGVSWAIAFFEYCFQVPANRLGNAYFSLPQLKVLQEIITMVIFAGFSVIYMKVPITRNYMVAAMLLAGAAYLIFSENQTR
- a CDS encoding NUDIX domain-containing protein; the protein is MAKVIQGDRIGKTGQITLGCSAVLFDPDGQRILMTRRTDNDRWCLPGGRVDPGESVAEACLREMVEETGLLVEIVRFLGVYSDPNYLIEYASGNRCQIVALNFEVKQVGGELGLSDETNAYGYYTRSEIRSMDVMDHQRQRIEDAFDSLENATEGPWIR